The Anoplolepis gracilipes chromosome 14, ASM4749672v1, whole genome shotgun sequence genome includes a window with the following:
- the LOC140673093 gene encoding synaptic plasticity regulator PANTS, with protein sequence MSKAEEEKVNHEDRWMVRPCMIYKAEYDDCSSIRARFNQYFIFGETLDCSQWKADYVNCYEWEKNKSEKAYEQLIASEKQRRKERLRAHYENDVWEKRQRPPENWNAPLPEWMRKEFENSYLHIRNQEMKQNKEISQLDSRCTIL encoded by the exons atgAGCAAAGCTGAGGAAGAAAAAGTAAACCACGAAGATCGATGGATG GTGAGGCCATGTATGATATACAAGGCCGAGTACGACGATTGTAGCAGTATAAGAGCTCGtttcaatcaatattttatattcggcGAAACGCTCGATTGCAGTCAATGGAAGGCCGATTATGTCAATTGTTATGAatgggaaaaaaataaatcagaaaaggcatat GAACAGCTGATCGCGAGCGAGAAGCAGCGGAGGAAGGAGCGTTTACGCGCACATTATGAGAACGACGTCTGGGAGAAAAGGCAGAGACCGCCAGAGAACTGGAATGCTCCTTTACCCGAATGGATGCGAAAGGAGTTTGAGAACTCGTACCTGCATATAAGAAATCAGGAGATGAAGCAGAACAAGGAAATTTCCCAGCTTGATTCGAGATGCACTATTTTGTAA
- the LOC140673092 gene encoding cilia- and flagella-associated protein 299, which yields MCILRASIVYIGQVIGTQTDSDRRLLDFQNYEEYLDSLVSPEDIYYLRSSKTARQLAELGYRCTGEILSERNFYRRLGIVKNLLFPVHRPYVLTCEYVTPAGRLMEELGLRERPNRLGLLSTIVFVRHFVTKLRFEESAYIDFGDRLESENWLPYYRGERRLSPLKRDLAYYHWRTGSTCLNETRNYVPIVDPKRGLLFKNIHDRQVITVDPTATSPGLHTTRVRIHCPFYEHVILYDHVVRSKIILEN from the exons ATGTGCATTTTACGCGCCTCGATTGTTTATATAGGACAag TCATCGGGACGCAGACCGACAGCGACAGAAGATTGCTGGACTTTCAAAATTATGAGGAATATTTGGACTCGCTGGTGAGTCCAGAAGATATCTATTACCTTCGAAGCAGCAAAACCGCTCGACAATTGGCCGAACTCGGTTACCGTTGTACCGGCGAGATCCTGAGCGAGAGGAACTTTTATCGTCGCTTAGGAATCGTAAAGAATCTGCTGTTTCCCGTTCATCGGCCATACGTACTCACCTGCGAATACGTAACGCCCGCCGGTAGGTTAATGGAGGAACTCGGTCTACGTGAGCGACCCAATAGATTAGGGCTCCTGTCGACTATCGTGTTTGTCCGTCACTTCGTTACGAAACTGCGATTCGAGGAGTCGGCCTACATCGATTTCGGCGACCGACTCGAGTCGGAAAATTGGCTGCCGTATTATCGCGGCGAGAGAAGATTGTCGCCACTCAAGCGAGATCTTGCGTATTATCACTGGAGAACGGGCAGCACGTGCTTGAATGAAACCCGCAATTACGTACCGATCGTAGATCCCAAACGTGGCTtgctgtttaaaaatattcatgacAGACAGGTAATCACTGTCGATCCAACTGCCACATCACCTGGTCTACACACAACAAGAGTACGGATACATTGTCCGTTTTATGAGCATGTGATATTGTACGATCATGTGGTCAGAAGCAAAATCATTCTTGAAAATTAG